The stretch of DNA tctaaaaataaagagaaaagttacttccaatttattttctttagtatatgCATCAGTGCTCAACTTTCCTTGATATATGAAAACATATTTATcaaggagagagaaatgggagtCTTGCgtaaaatagaaaagagatgCTTTGTTTGAGAGGGTTGTGATTAATGGAAGTATTTCATAGATTTGTTGTTGGAAAAGTTTCTTTTAAATCTATATGTCATAAGGAATTTTAATTTCGTGATAATTATTAACTCAAAATTGGGCAAAGGATCACAAAAATTAAGtactgctttttttttgcatgtgtgtgtgtgtgcgtgcgtgtgtgtgtgtgtgtgtgtgtgtgtgtgtgtgtgtgtgtgtgtgtgtgtttcatgagggaagagaaaggagagaagttccAGTGTCCTCATTCTTTTGGCGATTGCATTCAAGAGTTTTTTTCCTacttcaagaagtatttatttgaTTGTTAGAGAATATTGGAAACTTAGACAGTAAGAGagcagagttagaaaggactttatAAAATGTATCATAGAATGTCATCTTATGAAGAGATTTCATAGATTATCTAGTGGAAATGTATAatttttagagaagagaaaatgcctCAGGATTAAGAAATAATACATAAGACTTAAGGTAGGGATGAAAGCATgcatttttggaattttttttaaattttcattttcaaaatatttttcagtgtcTCATTTGAGTCAGTCCAAATATTTTTAGACCTTTTTGTTTTCAGAAGAACCTAAGATAGAGTGAAGTTAAAATTTCATATCTTTCGCTTCTGACAGCAACAAATTTCAGTTCTGTCCCTTGGATGCCAATCCAATGTTCCTCGCAACATAATATTCAAAAGTTCTTCCAATACACTTCAGAAAAtttaatatcaagaaaattttaaaaaggaggacTTATTGCAGTAAAATTATTTCAGAATATAAAATAGAGATCGAATGCCATGAAATTCATAAACAAATAATATTAACTATCAAGAAATTACATTAGGGagaccacattttaaaaattattaataacttaTATTATAGCTATTTATCATATGTTATTGTATTACATATACAATTACAACATACCACATTGCAGCTACTACTTTtatcatatattgtatatattattgtaatatattatgtaactatatacaaaatatataattgtaattattgaaaattattatttcctCTCACTTTTATTTAAAATGCTCACATACCTCAATGCAGTGCTCACATAATTCAATTACGGCCCATGGACCTTAATCCACTACCTACTTGAACACCTGTGACATATTCTTTCTGTCACTTCCTTTAACACTCTGTTCAAGGACAATTCATTTGGACCTATACTCCTTTGAAGGTCATAagggaaattaaaaggaaataaattctaacacccccccacacacaccccaaaagATGATTTCTAATGGTGGATTCAGAGGGATGATTCTTTCAGAGAGTTATTTAGCAGTGGGTGACTTCTTCTAAAATCCTAAGATCACACCTCCAAGGCTACCAGTTTTAAGGAATACCAATGAAGAAAATTGTGAGGGTTTAATTGCAAAGTAGACAGAGATATAGAAGATCTTTTCTTATCAGATACCTATATTACAGTAAAAGAACAACTATAAATTAAACTTAAGTGTGAAGTACATCATACAATCGATTATCTAGAATTTCATATACACTAGAGATTATTGTGGCTTTAAATGATTAAAGAGGATATTTAAGAAAAGTAAGCATCTGAACTTTGTCTTATTAAAGAGATTAGTTTTCTGATTAATGGAGAGACTTGGTTATGTTGacgaaggggaaaaaagatagaaTGTGAAAAGATGAAAATATGGGTGTGGTAGAAGTTAACTGTGGCTAGCTAAAAcaaattcatttgtatttttcgAGTCCCATAAAGAAGAAGTAactcattttcttaaaaatttcaatAGCAGTGAGAAGAATGACATAACAAAATAAGAATGATATGTGCTGTTCGAAACATTGGATTCACTTATGgtcttaagcctcagtttctttgtcgaTATCCTATGTGTGTTAGTAGATAAGACATTACAGGTGCCTTCcagtcctaaaaaaaaaaatgttttgtatgcATAATAATGCATAATAATGTATTAAGTTATGATATTTTGAGTATTTTGTTAAATgatattatttctcatttttcactaAAACTCAATTGCTAGCTCCATTTGTCCTTTGAAATATTCCAAAGTATTGATTTAAAAAAGTAACAGCTGCAATAGGCCCttaaaacacataaaagaaaaaaaaataatggaattcCCATACTTTGTTCTTAGAAACTTTGTAATAGCATGATTGAGACacaaaatattataatataataaatgtttattgaattcttGTATTGAAAATGTATTAGAATCTAGAACAAATATTAGAAATCAAATGATCTGATGTAGCTAATTATAATCACGCCTGTTAGAGGATGGTTTTAAGTTCTAGTGGAGTGATGTAATTCATCTTATGTCATTTcactttttcaaaagaaaaagaaaaacagagaaaatgggAGAACGGAATCTCACTATTGTAAAAGAATTTGTTATCCAGGGATTTTATGAACTACCCAACCTCCAAGGCCTTCTGTTTGGGATTTTCACAGTCATCTACATGAGTATTCTGATGGGAAATGGCCTCATGGCTATAATAATCAAGACTGATACGGCTCTCCATACACCCATGTATTTTTTCCTaggtaatttttcctttttggaaatctGTTACACATCAGTTATTCTTCCCAGAATGTTGATGAACTTGTGGActcaaaatagaaatatttctgtGGTGGCCTGTGCTGCACAACTTTGTGTTTTGCTTATTCTGGCAGCCACTGAATGCCTTCTCTTGGCTGTGATGGCATATGACCGCTATGTGGCCATTTGTAGACCTCTCTACTACCCTGTCATAATGAACCAAAAAGTGTGTGTCCAGCTGGTGGTTGGGTCCTGGGTATGTGGGATCCCAGTACAGAT from Notamacropus eugenii isolate mMacEug1 chromosome Y, mMacEug1.pri_v2, whole genome shotgun sequence encodes:
- the LOC140516555 gene encoding olfactory receptor 10AG1-like, which translates into the protein MGERNLTIVKEFVIQGFYELPNLQGLLFGIFTVIYMSILMGNGLMAIIIKTDTALHTPMYFFLGNFSFLEICYTSVILPRMLMNLWTQNRNISVVACAAQLCVLLILAATECLLLAVMAYDRYVAICRPLYYPVIMNQKVCVQLVVGSWVCGIPVQIGQTYQIFSMPFCGSNKLNHIFCDVPPLLKLACGDTSINELFAYAVAVLFGTIPFFLIIWSYVNIIATILNLPVGMGRSKAFSTCSSHLIVVDLFFGSALITYLRPKSTHSPVIDKVLSLFYTIVTPMFNPLIYGLRNKDVIAALKKIFSK